A window from bacterium encodes these proteins:
- the queA gene encoding tRNA preQ1(34) S-adenosylmethionine ribosyltransferase-isomerase QueA — translation MKTSRFAYRLPDDLIAQSPVEPRDSARLIRASDLTDWTVRDLPDLLRPGDLVVVNDTRVRAARLFGRREPTGGRVELLLLGRRGDRWQALARPARRLGAGSMIRTGGLVARVETDPVEGQVDLTLRTTTGEAGEEVVERAIAEGGLVPLPPYIHRVLDDPERYQTVFADRVGSAAAPTAGLHLTARVLDDLAERGVGLARIELRIGLDTFRPITTEEIADHRMHSEWMDVPEATVDRMTETRRSGGRVVAVGTTVVRALETAWRDGRPAPFRGSTSLYITPGHHFGAVDVLLTNFHMPGSSLLVLVAAFIGESWRSVYETARDRGYRFLSFGDAMLLERAPTRAGSR, via the coding sequence TTGAAAACCTCCCGCTTTGCCTACCGGCTTCCCGATGACCTGATCGCCCAGTCCCCGGTCGAGCCCCGGGACTCGGCGCGGCTGATCCGGGCGTCCGATCTGACCGATTGGACGGTCCGGGACCTGCCGGATCTCCTGCGTCCCGGCGACCTGGTGGTGGTCAACGACACGAGGGTGCGGGCCGCCCGCCTGTTCGGCCGGCGGGAACCCACCGGCGGACGGGTGGAACTGCTGCTCCTGGGCCGCCGGGGCGATCGCTGGCAGGCGCTGGCGCGGCCCGCTCGCCGCCTCGGAGCCGGTTCCATGATCCGGACCGGCGGGCTGGTGGCCCGTGTCGAGACCGATCCGGTGGAGGGCCAGGTCGACCTGACACTCCGGACCACCACGGGCGAAGCAGGGGAGGAGGTCGTGGAGCGCGCCATCGCGGAGGGGGGCCTGGTCCCGCTGCCTCCCTACATCCACCGGGTACTCGACGACCCGGAGCGGTACCAGACGGTGTTCGCGGACCGGGTGGGCTCGGCCGCCGCCCCCACGGCGGGCCTCCACCTCACCGCCCGTGTCCTGGATGACCTGGCGGAACGGGGGGTCGGCCTGGCGCGGATCGAGCTCCGGATCGGCCTGGACACCTTTCGCCCGATCACGACCGAGGAGATCGCCGATCACCGCATGCACTCGGAATGGATGGACGTGCCCGAAGCCACGGTGGACCGGATGACGGAAACCCGCCGGTCCGGGGGCCGGGTGGTGGCGGTGGGGACCACGGTGGTACGGGCCCTCGAAACGGCCTGGCGTGACGGCCGGCCGGCCCCGTTCCGGGGCTCGACCAGCCTCTACATCACGCCCGGTCACCACTTCGGCGCGGTGGATGTGCTCCTGACCAACTTCCACATGCCGGGGTCCTCACTGCTGGTCCTGGTGGCGGCCTTCATAGGGGAGTCATGGCGGTCGGTCTACGAGACGGCCCGCGACCGCGGCTACCGCTTCCTCTCCTTCGGCGATGCCATGCTCCTGGAGCGGGCACCGACCCGGGCCGGTTCCCGATGA